From Populus alba chromosome 16, ASM523922v2, whole genome shotgun sequence:
atttttaggctttttgtcaaattgaattttttttttcaatgtcatcctctaacattgaaatgttatttttcctcttattttgtttaagtttcaaatttgattctctcttttgattttgactttttttgtaaaatatttgatttttttatttcacctttaaatcaatgttatttccccctttattttttgtttaacattcggtcctcattcttttatatcaatattgtttttggtcttttgttagatttttttttaatttaatcctctaatattgagttggttaggaATTGAGGGTTGTGGTCTTCTCCGATTGGGTTACACCAAACTCATGACTAAAGTAATAAGTTTGAAATGTTAAGCCGGGTGATATTgccatttttatccttttttaaaattgattttttttttattctatcctTCGATACTTTACattctatcttctttttttccagtttttttaaaacttatcacAACCTCATGCATGGGTTGTGTGTCGGCAAGCGCATTCAGGTTCACTTCGatcatttctttcccttttactttttattttctttgtgatGCTCTTGGTTAGAATGAAATGTATCttcattgatttgttttttcaataatttttttttatcataatcactttttttttcttagtttgatGCATCTTATGTCTTTATATAAGACAAACTTATTCGACCccaattgttattttaaaatacaattacagTCTTTTGACTTTCTCTTTTaaagctttttgtttttcagcTCGCAACATAGCGTGCATGGGTCATGGGACTAGCAGTTGCTAATGTTAGAAGCTACACCGCATAGCAACAATGAATGTTGTTAGGATTACCTGTTAGCACCATTGTTAGGATCACATATATTAGCAATgtcttaaaaattttatgtgttattttttttcaaatattttcatcattaaCAAATGACATCtatgaaaatgaataaatttccTCCAACCTAAAAAGGAGGAAATTTTCGTCCGTCATTGAAAACCAAGCCGCCATTCTTGCGATTTCTGTGAAGCAAAATGGGAATGACTAAAAGTGGAGTTGTCCCACTACATTGCAATACAGTTTGAATTATGACGAGAAAAAAAACCGTGTTCATTGAACCGCgtttgatctaaaaaaaaattaatttttttaaaaattatattttattcaaaaaactattatttaatattatttaataatactatATAAATTGGAAGGAAATTGCATGATGACGTAATATTTATGGAATTTAATTGCAATTCCAATTttgtttctgatgatattttacctgattttgttgcacgctcaaaaaaccattaaaattatagtccttatcggatgaatttcatacgtgatgaaattatagataagttaatggaataattaaaaatatttgatataaaatatgatttatttaatgatgtaattgtggtagttaaatctacaatatttaaattaaaaaccatcaatatatatatatatataacctcaatttgaaaagtattttttttaaccaaacacattaaactactttttgttcaacctcaattttaaccacagttttaaccaaacatatattttttccaaatcaacctcaattaaaagtattttttataaaacaatttttttcaaaccacaaccacaacaactatcacaatatcaaaaacACTTTATACCAGCAGAAGAGATGGCAAGCAATCAAAGGCAATTCGAGAATGACCAAATCAGGAAGAAATCTTTGTGGAAGGAGATGAACGCAGAACAAGAGCACAAATCAGTGGATCCTATGGAATATTGTGGCCATTGTTGCTTGTAACCCAACATTCATACAAGATGTAATTCTTTTGTACAGACAATTTATTCCTAGTTTATTTTAGTTACTAGCTGCTGATGTAATTGAATTTCAGTGATTTGTTTTTGGATAAATCAATTATTCGTTCatcaatatagtttaattacaTAACTTTGTCAGTTTAGAGTCTTTAGACAAGCTTAATTAACTTGTGGGGTTTTGATTCTTTGTAGTTCTCAAAATGTTGACAAGCCAGGTTATTTTTGAACCAGACTGTAACCAGACACTCTCTTGCCCTAAAAGTTTGGCTAAGCGATCGTAATTTTATCCTCAAGATATAAAAGTTTGTCCAACTTGGTAACGCTGCCTAGAGCATTTCACATTCTAGTCCCTTGATTGCCTTCCATTAAATGGCATATAAACAAAACATACATCCAAGTCACAAACCATTTGAAGGTATTATAAGGATTGAGGATCGGATTCTCGACCATATATGAGAACAGTACAGTTATGGCAAGGAAATGTTAAGGAtgataaataagtttttgagaGTACATGAGGTTAGAGTGGCTACTGATACTGTTATTCTCCTATATACAAAACTGGGTGCTGAAGTGGGGTAAGTTTACAGTAAACCCAACTTCTTGCCATCCTCAAGTTGTAACTAGGTGAGGACCAATGCTAGGAAGCACGCACGAATAAGTTACATATTTGATGCTGTCTACGAGCACGACTACAAAAATCCGAGAAAGTGACTTTGGGGTGATTACGCCATCAACATCACTGTCGCCAGCCTCTCTAGGATCAACAAGGACAGAGACAACCATTGGAGAAACCGATTTATTACCCTGAAAGCTCTCCTTATGAGTGTTCCTTCCCGCGTGTTCTCCAGTGATATTGAGATCCGATCCCGCGAGAGGAATTGGAAGGCCACGGAGGATCCTTCTATTCCTCCCCTTGTTGAGGCGAGTAGAATTGTTCTTCTGGTGCTTTGCTGTCACATTGGCAACTGAGGAAGCAGGAACTATGGCTCCTGGTGTTGGTGAGACATCAAACTGGAACACTTCAGTGCACATACCCGAACTCAACAATGGCCCTGAGAAGAAAATTAAGCAATCACGCGCTGTTAATAAGTagcataaaaccaaaaaaatggaGTTACAAACTCCAGTTTCTTTAGTCCTGCAAGGTGCAAATAAATAATGTCCAGAGAATTGTCAAAAAGGAAATAAACAATCTTAAATCAATAAGCTGTGATTTGAAGGCAGAGCAAAGGTGCAGTAACTAAACACTCAAGTCCAACAATCCAAATTTTCAGTCAATCAGTCAACGGAATTGCAAATACATTTCCTTTAGAGCTCCCAAGTTTCCAGGATTCCCATGCAGCCGTTCTCACATTCTTTGTTTTCTATTCAACTCATCATCTGCCATTACTACAGCCGAAACTCTAATAAcatccattttcatttttttgactTCTTTTTGATGAGTGAGAATCTATTGGTATCTTTGAACTTAAGAGGCCGTAAAAGCATAAATGATTTTGAATGTCCATAAACCACCAAAATTAGGTTTGATCCATTGTTTACTAAGTGAACAATGACAAGAAACATACATTAACCAGAATGCcgctgaaaaaaacaaaattttaaatttcaatggacagtttatattaaaaacgtaaaaaatagcaattttaCTGGCAGCCTATATGCATACATGAAGGGAATAAAATGAGTGACAGGCATAATAATTACCTGCAAGGCCTTCACGGAACCACTGCTGCAGTTTGCCTTTAGCTGCAGAGGACTTCACATTGTCCTTCGAAGTGTCAGCAGATCCAGAAGCAAGGGCCTTCTGTCGCTCAGCATGAGTTCGGTACACATGAGAATGCCTCCCTCTATTGTTACCAACATCAGGAATAGCCAGTGCTGTCTGCTTAGAGATATTCACTTCAGGACTTTCATGAGAGGCCATAGCTCTCTCGCTTGCCAGAATAGAATGAATTATCAAGTTTCCATCTATCTTCACAAGCTTATCGTTTCTTGGCACATATAAAGATGCAACGAGCTGTTCACTAGCATTACCAAACTGACCAAATTCATCTGATCCAGGTACATGCTCAGCAGCCCCTTTATTTGCAGAATCATGCTCTGGACACCCTGTACGACCTCTCAAACAATGTATTTTATCATTAGACAACCCAACACCGACATTTTCTTGCGACCCATTTGAGTGCCCATCAACAATCAAAACCCTTCCCTTATGCTGATCCAAAAACCTCTCACTACCAAAACCAAACCCACTAATTCCACTCTCTCTAACTCCTCCAAACTTAACATCCACCATAGGAGCCAGCCCaccaaacaacaaaataaaaaataccaaaccaATCAAACTAACACTAGCAACTTTCTTAGTTTTACCCTCGCCTTTCTTACTCTCAACCTTCTTAGTCTTTGCCATAGGAAAAACAGCTTGTTGCGGTTTCCAATCTAGGAATCGGAACCAATGGCACTTGAGACCCTTGAGGCTTGACAACATAAGGCGCACACGGCACCCATGGATAAGGCGCCATGGGTGCGTACATTGGTGGCGGGCACGCACTGTTCCCATTCAATTGTTGTCGCAAAGTAGCATTTTCAGCCATAAAATAGGAAACTTTACCATTCAAATCAGCTATAGTCGAATGCATTGCTCTCACCTTATCTTCTAATTCCTCAACATAATGCTTCTTCCTTTGCCTAGACAAATGCGCACTCTCCCGATTCCTCACCAACCTCGCCCTCCTCTTCTCCTCTTCTTCACTCGAAACCACACCCCCACTAACATCAACACTCACATCTTCACCCTCAGCTTTCCGGGACTTCAAGTTCCGCATAACGTCTCCATTTTCTCCATCacccatttcttttttcctcttagTCAACGCAATCTTATCATTTTTCAAGTTTCTGGCACTTTCAGTTTCAGTTTTCACAACTTTNNNNNNNNNNNNNNNNNNNNNNNNNNNNNNNNNNNNNNNNNNNNNNNNNNNNNNNNNNNNNNNNNNNNNNNNNNNNNNNNNNNNNNNNNNNNNNNNNNNNNNNNNNNNNNNNNNNNNNNNNNNNNNNNNNNNNNNNNNNNNNNNNNNNNNNNNNNNNNNNNNNNNNNNNNNNNNNNNNNNNNNNNNNNNNNNNNNNNNNNNNNNNNNNNNNNNNNNNNNNNNNNNNNNNNNNNNNNNNNNNNNNNNNNNNNNNNNNNNNNNNNNNNNNNNNNNNNNNNNNNNNNNNNNNNNNNNNNNNNNNNNNNNNNNNNNNNNNNNNNNNNNNNNNNNNNNNNNNNNNNNNNNNNNNNNNNNNNNNNNNNNNNNNNNNNNNNNNNNNNNNNNNNNNNNNNNNNNNNNNNNNNNNNNNNNNNNNNNNNNNNNNNNNNNNNNNNNNNNNNNNNNNNNNNNNNNNNNNNNNNNNNNNNNNNNNNNNNNNNNNNNNNNNNNNNNNNNNNNNNtttttttttttttcatttctccaTTCTAAAAATTcgattataattcttttaagacattatttcaaaaagaaCTTGCAGACCAGATCAACACGAAGATAGTTATCGGACCaatctaataattaatttataaaagtatttaagTTAATATTGTATCATCGTTTCAACTcgggataattatttttattaaaaaagcattgttttttttttttttttttcttttgttctcttAGTGTTGACACAGTATAAGTTAACTATATCACTAGAACCTGatcaaaataatcattttttatcgaatcgatgttttttttttatgaagattcGGGTCTTGAAATTTTTCAGAtcaatcattaattaaaccggTTAAACAACTATATATCATCGTGAGAACCATAACTAGAACCCCACCATTGTAAACTAGCCGCACCACACCATCTCATGGCAATCCGTTGCTGTATTTCTCAATTTGATTCGGCTTTCTCTGCACAAATCAGTAGCcctcttaagaaaaaaaaaataataatctataatTGTCCTCTATTCTCTTGCCTATATGGCCATATATAAGATTCTCCAGCTCcaccaataaatttttaacattctGCCGACAAGTTTTTAGAATAAGCTCATGCATGATCTTGAACTCGGATATTTGTTAATGAATTCaaataatgttgttgagttcataatccttcttttatttatacGTAGTCAACGGTTTAAGTTGAAGGAATCCGTAGACGTATTCTGTCGTTCATGATTTTAAGCTGGTATTTAAATGCAAGATGGGATTCTGATAAATATTCAATCTTATCTCTAAATCAATAATATTGGATTATATTGAACATTAGAACTCAAGATGAGCTAGCGAAATCAATATCTAATTGACGGTGTACTAACAGGTTAATTAAATCTTATAAGTTTAGCTTAATCcactaaaacaaatacaacaaacattatataattaaaaaaacaatatcatatcattaaaaaaaacttgataatttGTGCTTATGAGACTCAAAGTCCAATAAACATAAAGAAAGTTTgtgttgtttttctcttttctcctttttttccttttgaaaaacattgagaaaattaaagtcCATTGAGATTAAGAGCTAGGGAGGGAAAAAAGTATATTGAAAGAGAGTGTGTGACTTTTTTATATTTCGAATCTAAGAATTGGAAATTGCATTCCTTGCTAGTATTATATTTGGAGAAGTTCAAACCTTAAGTTGCGTTTATgcaagtaaaaagaaaaggaaaagaaaagatgaatttgttatagtaataattattacaaaagATAATGATTAAGGTGTGAAAAGATGTAAAATTGTTTCCCGAGACCTTAAAAATCAAGAGTATTAGCATGATCATAAATATGTAATAAATATTACACAATGTTTATGGTAttagaaaacaatataaatcatatcttgaaacttcATCTAgaaacttaagctattagagttgagatgattctttaatatgatatcagatCCTTGATAATaaagtggtcacgagtttgaattttaccatccttatttatttaataaaaatcaagcacataATAAATATAAGCCTGCGCAAATTTTAAGTTCAAAAGACTTTCACTTGAGAAGATGTattggagaataatataaattatattttaaaatctcacctaaaaatttaagttattgagtgatataattttttaatatgtaggAGGTTCCATAAGAAAGGTGcaagtcaaattgaaaaaaataaagaagataaattaatattttcacttTCGAAAATCTTTTTTACCCCACTCATTTGCACCAATCATGCATCATTAACAATTATCATCATATAATTTAACCCTTTTTATCCTCTAcgaaacatatttatttagaaGATGTATttatcagaaaaagaaaatgattttttttttgtttttttaaaaatcaattatttactAATGCTTGATGGTAAATAATAAGGTGAAAACGACATTTTgagtctaaaaaaataatcagttaTGGCATAAAGATAACGTGAATTagttactaaaaaaacataacatatagtctttttttgaaagatttttctccatttgaaaataaaaaaaaataaaatacatctaattctttcatctttggatgaacattttttattgtcacgcttctcatcaaataaataagtaacAACAACTTGCAATTATTCTTGTCCAATTAATCTTATATAGGAATTATTCAAGTTGACCTACGATTTTTTTGTGGAATTATTCTTGTCCAATTATTAACTTTATACAGGAAGTATTCAAGTTGacctaaaatttttatatatacacgAAGTGTTCAAGTTGATCCCACAAGCAAgtgtgaaaatataataattgttaAAATCATAGCTATCAACCGTCGCGTAGCGTGTGACAAGCAACTttctttacttttattattattattatttatttttactcacTGATGTAAGCATATTACTTGTGGAGATGGTATTGTaatgtgaattaattaaaattataggcTATGATAGGCCtcgattttttaattaatgtaaccTAACTTGTGATCATAGTCAGACTGTCCAAGATAGCCTTTATGATTTACTCTTAcaagctaaaaaatatattataaatattcttgAAACCAAAATGTTATTAATATATACAAGGTGTTCCTTTAATATCTTCAAACTCTTGAAAGTGTAATTAATTTGCATTAAACCTCGAGGGTTTATATAATTTGTACCAGAATATTATAAAATTCGGGGAAATGTCATCTTTATCCCCCAATCATCATTATTCAAACAATAGCTTGTCAGTTGCTTCAtttgccattttattttttaattctatgaAGGTTGACCTTTTTCAAGCTTTAacgatgcttttttttttttttttttttgcaggctGAGGTCTCTTCTGGAGATGTGATTCAACCCTTGTTTTCAAAGAAACCAGTCGCAGAAAAAGCATGGGGATGCAGTCCAACGCGCGTTCCCAGTAGCCATGCCCATGCTGAGGAAAGTTGTGCTATGAAATGATAATatagctttatttatttttaaacatggtCTTGTCTTGCACAAATCTTGTTTGAAGCACAGTTTTTAAAAATGGTTTAACTTAGAGAGTTTATAGAAAATTTCAAGACTACGAGTCTAATTCATCATATTAAGTTTTTAGCTGAACTAGATAATATAATAACTTGGTAAATTAGATTgatttcaattatgttttttgtaACCCtgattaataatattgattcaAATTTGGTCGGATGaatattgagaaattaaaaattaaattaaaatattgttattttaatcaaaataattaacttaatgAGTTGATGTATAACTCAGTATCTTTTGAGTTAGAACCTGGATGAACTGAGTTGGATAACTATGATTTGAAGTTAATATTTGATTGTGCCTCCtcagggaaaaaaataatggatgaaGAGATGACGCAAGCCTATGGTATCCAACTGATGGAACCCACGATTAGCTCAGCTCCATGTCACCTGTATTCCTATGATTATTTCAGCTCTATATCtataaaagcattaaaaagTACAACATGTATATGTCTTagatttttgtttataattttttgttcaactgATCTTGCCTCCATATAAGTTCCAAGGAAGGAAGAAGCGGAAGATTTGCGCTAAAGAATGTGACGAGGGGATAACATAAAAGTCTGTAACTGTTCCAGGAAAGCTCAATGCAAAGGCACTGTAGACACTCTTTGTTCCTACCACCTGCAGGCATTGAACGTAGCATTGCTGATCATAGCATGAATCCATAAATGCAATTTAGTTCTACAAACAAATTATCATTATATAATTCTATAACTTCTCTGGCGGTGGATTCCCAGCTAGAAATTATCATGATCTGATTTCCGGATCCATGACCAACACATAATCAAGATTTCTCTCCAATATTTCAATCTATACGAATCCAAACTTACCTAGAGATGATTTGGCTAAATAATCTTGCTTTGACAGTTCATAAATTGCATTAATCTTTTCTGGACAGAAACGCTGCAAATAAGGCTAAGGATCTCTTGGGAGAAGTCAATGGTGCTAAATATGATGGTCGCAAATGCAAGGATGTCACCAGTAAACTTGTGTCCATCCACCAACCTGGGATGAAAAATGGATCAAATTTAACAGAAATCAAAGGATCAAGTTTTATTGCAGACGAAATTTACTGCAGTTACATTAAGTTACAGCAACAGCTAGACTAACCTGCTTATCCTCAAACCAAGATCTGTAAAGCACAGTTGCATTCAATCCTAGCTCTTTTTGCCAATCCATCAACCAAAGTTCTGCTCCCAGTAAAGGGAACTGTAGAGGGCATTTCAACTTGTATAATAGATAGACTGAATAGTAGCCACATAGGCTATTATAAATGAGAGATAAAAATCTTGTTAGAGTTACCTGTAGACTAGGACCCGGATGCCTGAACTGACCAATGAACCTACAATATTAATTGTAGGTATCTCTAAGTTCAGCATATCATAATTCACCACACTAAAAGAAGTAAATGACTTATTGAAACACCCTATTGTCATTTacatcaaaaaaaagaaaaggaaaggaaagatcAAGAAAGCTATCCTGCTTCAAAGCAGAGAGAATTATATTACCTGCTGCAACCTGTCCACCTGGTGACTCCTACAAGCTTAGCATGTATAGCTTCTTGCATATCTTTCCTGTTTAAATATTCAGATGATTTTCGTTGCACACAAACATCTATTTCTTATCATCTTTCTGCATTcacagagaataaaaaaaaaaaaaaaaaaaacccactgtAAAGTTTAAAAAGCAAAGGTAAAAACAGCTTGCACGATAGGGTGACACAGGGAGAGCTTATTGTCTTATCGAGTACCTCTTGTACTGATTTTGTGGATGATGAAACTTGAAACCTTGGTCTAAAAGGGTAACTTGGAACATCCAGCTGCGATTCACTAGATGATATGCAAAAGTCGCCTATGACATTGTAATTATCAACTGCATTAGGAATTTCTACTGAAAGTTTCTTATTCACACCCACACAAGCAGCAAGTTTAGAGCCTATTCTGCTGAATTGAGGAGTTCATGAGTAGCATCTGATATCAACGCATGAGCCCAATAGTAGTTGACTAGTTGCCCTCTGAGTTAAAATCCGTATAGAACTCCATTAAAGCATTTCCTACCTGAAAACATATCAAAAGTGAAATATTAGCACCCCATGAAATATGATTTGAGAACATGTAAGGAAAAAAGCTGATAATATCAGGATTATCCGTGTTTCTATTCTGTACTCACAGCGAAGCCCTTCAGATTGAATTTTAGTCCTGACTGAGAAATGAGTTATGTTAGTTGAGGGACATAGTGGCCTGTCATTAGAGGATTAGTCATTAGCTTGATGATCAATTGATCACTCACTTTAACCAACAGATACAAATTCATAGTTGTTTCTTCCAGAAAAATTGCACGTTTTCAATCTTTACATAACTCAA
This genomic window contains:
- the LOC118033192 gene encoding LOW QUALITY PROTEIN: bZIP transcription factor 17-like (The sequence of the model RefSeq protein was modified relative to this genomic sequence to represent the inferred CDS: deleted 1 base in 1 codon), whose translation is MGDGENGDVMRNLKSRKAEGEDVSVDVSGGVVSSEEEEKRRARLVRNRESAHLSRQRKKHYVEELEDKVRAMHSTIADLNGKVSYFMAENATLRQQLNGNSACPPPMYAPMAPYPWVPCAPYVVKPQGSQVPLVPIPRLETAQAVFPMAKTKKVESKKGEGKTKKVASVSLIGLVFFILLFGGLAPMVDVKFGGVRESGISGFGFGSERFLDQHKGRVLIVDGHSNGSQENVGVGLSNDKIHCLRGRTGCPEHDSANKGAAEHVPGSDEFGQFGNASEQLVASLYVPRNDKLVKIDGNLIIHSILASERAMASHESPEVNISKQTALAIPDVGNNRGRHSHVYRTHAERQKALASGSADTSKDNVKSSAAKGKLQQWFREGLAGPLLSSGMCTEVFQFDVSPTPGAIVPASSVANVTAKHQKNNSTRLNKGRNRRILRGLPIPLAGSDLNITGEHAGRNTHKESFQGNKSVSPMVVSVLVDPREAGDSDVDGVITPKSLSRIFVVVLVDSIKYVTYSCVLPSIGPHLVTT